The DNA segment ATATTCACAACCAGTTTAGATTATAAGAGATAGTTTTAAGGGATTTTTATGATGAATAGAAATAAAATTCTTTTCATAGACAGTAGTTTAAGCGGCTTATCAGGTGACATGCTTCTATCAGCATTAATCGACATGGGTTTCAAAGAAGAAAATCTTAACACCCTTCACTCAACTATAAAAAACGAGTACACTAGCCCGTTTTTCAAAGGCTTTAAATTATCTTCAACTAAAAGAGACGGTTTAACCGCTAAAACAATGCTAGTCGACATAATTGAAGACCATAGAGAGATTGACGTGGAGGAGTTTAAAGAAATATTTTATAAGTGCCTTGAAAAAACGAATTTAAAAGAGGTGTACAAGGATTACGCTTCAAGAGTTTTTGAAGATTTAATCAACGCTGAAAAGAAAATACATCGCTCAGATAACAGTGAACGCTTATATTTACATGAGTTATCTTCCCCGGATACTGTTTTCGATATTTTAGGAGTGTCATCAGGCCTCCAATATTTTTCAATACTAGAAGAAGCCGAAGTCTACGCTACTCCGATACCTATTGGAGGTGGGAGTGTTAAATTTTCCCACGGCGCTTTCAACGTTCCAGTTCCGGTTGTATCCGAACTCCTCAGAAAACACGGGATTCCATTTCACTTCGGCCCTGTTAAAGAAGAGCTTTTAACACCGACAGGCATAGCTCTCATAGCCGGGTTGAAACCCTCATTCCAGACTATCCCTGGTGATTTAACTATTATATGTGAAGGTTACGGCGCGGGTAACCGTGTTATTGAAGGCTTCCCTAACGTGTTAAAAATGATACTATTTAATAAATCAGATGCTAACAGCGGAAACTTCTTAGAAAACGATTACGTGGTTGTTTTAGAAACAAATTTAGACGATATCACAGGTGAGAAGTTAAGCTACGCTATTGAAAAAATCATGGAAGCGGGAGCGTTAGATGTATCAGTCACACCGACGCTTATGAAGAAAGGCCGCGTAGGCTACATTGTTAAAGTCCTATGTACATTGGAAGATGAACGGAAAATAATGGAAAACGTCTTCGACTACACTAACACGCTAGGCTTGAGAAGGTATGTTTCACTCAGGTATAAGCTTAAAAGAGAAGTGAATACTGTGAACTTGAATATTAAAGGGGAATTATATAGGGTGAGAGTTAAAGAAGCGCTTACCATCAAAGGATTAAAAAGATTTAAACCGGAATTCGAAGATCTTAAAAAAGTGTCTGAGAGCGTTAAACTCCCATTAGAAGAAGTGTTAAGACTTGTAAGGAAAGAAATTGAAAGAAAGCTTAAAAAAACTTAATAATTTAGGAATCAAAGTTTTTAATACGCCAAACCTGTTTTTCTATAGCTCCACTCTTAGCTGAAGTTTTTTCAATTAATCCCTCCTCTTCTAAAAACTCTAGTATCTTTAAAATAGTTGAATGATTCTCTAATTTCTCGATATAACTGTCAAGTTTAACATTAAAACATCTAAAAACATATTTTTCTACATCTAACAAACTAGCTTCATTATATAATTTAAAATATTCTAAAACAGCACTCCTCCAGCAATCCTGTATTTCTAAAGCGGAGCTGACCGCGCGCACAGCACCGTATACTAAAGGTAGATCGTGGACTTGACAGATTATTTGAGGTTTAAGCTCCTTAAATAATTTTAAAGAGAAAACTCTTTTAGAAAAAGATCCGGTTCGATCAATCATAAACATGTTCGGCTTATTAAAGTATGGATATAATTCATCTCCTGAAAATAAAATATTATATTGAGGAATCCAGAAGCATAAATGACCGTTACAGTGACCTTTAGACTCGATTACAACAAGTTGGATATCACCTACACCTAAAATAGTTTTATCAACGATAATTTTACCCGGATTAAAGGACTTAAAGTTTATGTCAACACCTTTATGCTTCAGTAGAAGGTTAAAATTTTTGTTAACACCGAAGCTTTTAACAAGAATATCCTCTGAGTTTTTCAGTAAGTCCGCGGAAGGTTGACTACAACAGACGATAGCTTTAGATTTACTACTCAACCATTTAAGCCCCCCTAATATATCAGGATGAGTGTGTGTAAGGAGAATATAAGAAATATCATCTAAACTTTTCCCTACGCTTTTTAAAGCCTCTAAGATACTAGTAGGTTTAGATTTTACACCTGTATCTATGAGTATAACTCTCTCACCTAAAATAAGATAGGCGTTAGAGAATCCGATGTCACTTCTATACTCATCATACACTCTGATAACTTCAGGGGTGATCAGCTCGTAGACCATTAACTACACTCCAAGCTAATAGAATAAATCCGTTGAAATTCCAAGGCGCTAAATTATATTTATCTAAAACAATATATAAACGAGTATTATATCTATCTCCCGCTGAGATAGAATTATGTGAAGAACATTAGTTTAATTTAGAGAGTGATCTAATGTCTTATAATGAAGGAATGGATAAGGGAATGGTTAATTTAAAAATAGAGGACATAGAGCAGAAGAAACCAGTTTCCAAAGAATTAGAATTACATTTTAAAGGTGTTTCGGTAGGTGTCACATATAGTTTTAATATATGGCTGA comes from the Candidatus Odinarchaeum yellowstonii genome and includes:
- the larC gene encoding nickel pincer cofactor biosynthesis protein LarC, whose protein sequence is MMNRNKILFIDSSLSGLSGDMLLSALIDMGFKEENLNTLHSTIKNEYTSPFFKGFKLSSTKRDGLTAKTMLVDIIEDHREIDVEEFKEIFYKCLEKTNLKEVYKDYASRVFEDLINAEKKIHRSDNSERLYLHELSSPDTVFDILGVSSGLQYFSILEEAEVYATPIPIGGGSVKFSHGAFNVPVPVVSELLRKHGIPFHFGPVKEELLTPTGIALIAGLKPSFQTIPGDLTIICEGYGAGNRVIEGFPNVLKMILFNKSDANSGNFLENDYVVVLETNLDDITGEKLSYAIEKIMEAGALDVSVTPTLMKKGRVGYIVKVLCTLEDERKIMENVFDYTNTLGLRRYVSLRYKLKREVNTVNLNIKGELYRVRVKEALTIKGLKRFKPEFEDLKKVSESVKLPLEEVLRLVRKEIERKLKKT
- a CDS encoding MBL fold metallo-hydrolase; this translates as MVYELITPEVIRVYDEYRSDIGFSNAYLILGERVILIDTGVKSKPTSILEALKSVGKSLDDISYILLTHTHPDILGGLKWLSSKSKAIVCCSQPSADLLKNSEDILVKSFGVNKNFNLLLKHKGVDINFKSFNPGKIIVDKTILGVGDIQLVVIESKGHCNGHLCFWIPQYNILFSGDELYPYFNKPNMFMIDRTGSFSKRVFSLKLFKELKPQIICQVHDLPLVYGAVRAVSSALEIQDCWRSAVLEYFKLYNEASLLDVEKYVFRCFNVKLDSYIEKLENHSTILKILEFLEEEGLIEKTSAKSGAIEKQVWRIKNFDS